One segment of Treponema primitia ZAS-1 DNA contains the following:
- a CDS encoding nitrogenase component I subunit alpha, whose translation MPVVHETPTAEEFKTEVLEKYSSKVAKKRSKQIIINKVENKEDVPEILANSRTIPGIITMRGCAYAGCKGVVLGPTRDILQITHGPIGCGFYSWLTRRNQTKPVTDQDENYITYAMSTDLQEDEIIFGGEKKLRAAIDEAVAIFHPKAIGIFATCPVGLIGDDVHAVARAMEEKYPDINIFGFSCEGYKGVSQSAGHHVANNKVFTDVVGINDTFTKPGKFKLNILGEYNIGGDAFEIERIVADCGLTLHSTFSGNSTYEEFSSAQNVDLNVVMCHRSINYLAEMMDKKYGIPWFKVNFVGAEATSKSLRKIAQFYQDDELIKKTEAVIEREMAEVEKVRLDVKSRCEGKTAVLYVGGSRAHHYQELLGEIGLNILSAGYEFAHRDDYEGRKVLGSIVIDADSRNIEELTIEADPKRYKPRISAEERAKREKDGFEFADYHGMMSEMPGETLIIDDCNHYELEELLDRFHPDLVCAGVKEKYVVQKRGIPMKQLHSYDYMGPFAGYKGAVNFYREIDRLLNCNAFKFTKAPWDTDPELSATYGFNS comes from the coding sequence ATGCCAGTAGTACATGAAACGCCCACGGCGGAAGAGTTCAAGACCGAGGTTCTCGAAAAATATTCGTCCAAGGTTGCTAAAAAGCGCTCAAAGCAGATTATAATAAATAAAGTAGAAAACAAAGAGGACGTGCCGGAGATTCTGGCGAACTCCCGGACTATTCCGGGTATTATCACCATGCGGGGCTGCGCGTATGCAGGATGTAAGGGCGTTGTTTTAGGTCCAACCAGGGATATTTTGCAGATAACCCACGGCCCCATAGGGTGTGGGTTCTACAGCTGGCTTACCCGGCGGAACCAAACGAAGCCCGTTACGGATCAGGATGAAAACTACATAACCTATGCCATGTCCACGGATCTGCAGGAAGACGAGATCATCTTTGGGGGCGAAAAAAAATTGCGCGCCGCAATTGACGAAGCGGTGGCGATATTCCACCCCAAGGCTATCGGTATATTTGCTACCTGCCCGGTGGGGCTTATCGGTGACGATGTTCACGCCGTAGCCCGGGCCATGGAAGAAAAGTATCCGGACATCAACATATTCGGGTTTTCCTGCGAAGGCTATAAAGGGGTCAGCCAGTCCGCGGGCCACCATGTGGCGAACAATAAGGTTTTTACCGATGTGGTCGGTATAAATGACACCTTTACTAAGCCGGGGAAATTTAAACTCAACATCCTCGGTGAATACAATATCGGCGGGGATGCCTTTGAGATAGAGCGGATTGTGGCGGACTGCGGTCTAACCCTCCATTCCACCTTTTCGGGGAACTCTACCTACGAGGAATTTTCTTCCGCCCAGAATGTGGACCTCAACGTGGTTATGTGTCACCGGTCTATTAACTACCTGGCGGAAATGATGGACAAGAAATACGGCATCCCATGGTTCAAGGTGAACTTTGTGGGCGCCGAGGCCACGTCAAAATCCCTGCGGAAGATCGCCCAGTTCTATCAGGACGATGAGCTTATCAAGAAAACCGAGGCGGTGATAGAGCGGGAAATGGCGGAGGTGGAAAAAGTCCGGCTTGATGTAAAGTCCCGCTGTGAGGGGAAAACCGCAGTGTTGTATGTCGGCGGTTCCCGGGCGCACCACTACCAGGAACTGCTTGGGGAGATCGGTCTTAATATTCTTTCTGCGGGTTACGAATTTGCCCATAGGGATGACTACGAAGGCAGGAAGGTTCTTGGCTCCATTGTAATTGACGCCGATTCCCGAAACATTGAGGAGCTTACCATTGAAGCGGATCCAAAACGGTACAAGCCGCGGATCAGCGCAGAGGAGCGGGCAAAGCGGGAAAAGGATGGTTTTGAGTTTGCGGACTATCACGGCATGATGAGCGAGATGCCCGGAGAAACCTTGATTATTGACGACTGTAATCACTACGAATTAGAAGAACTGCTGGATCGGTTCCATCCGGATCTGGTTTGCGCCGGTGTGAAGGAAAAGTATGTGGTGCAGAAACGGGGTATCCCCATGAAGCAGCTCCACAGCTACGACTATATGGGTCCCTTCGCGGGTTACAAGGGAGCGGTGAATTTCTACCGAGAGATTGATCGGCTGCTCAACTGTAATGCCTTTAAATTTACGAAAGCCCCCTGGGATACGGATCCCGAGCTTTCCGCCACCTACGGCTTCAATAGTTAG
- the nifE gene encoding nitrogenase iron-molybdenum cofactor biosynthesis protein NifE, with protein sequence MVEILAARKQQVLEKGKDVFTIECEKPSTAGSVSQRACVFCGSRVVLYPIADAVHLIHGPIGCAAYTWELRGSLSSGPELHRLSFSTDLRENDVIYGGEKKLYAALKELIGAYKPNAAFVYCTCIIGLIGDDVEAVCAKVEKEVGIPVIPVHSEGFKGTKKDGYKAACEAVFKLTGKDDITPVPKFSINILGEFNLAGETWIIKDYYKRMGVNVASCITGDGRVAEIGRAHRAKLNVVQCSGSMTYLAKMMEEKYGIPYIRVSYFGIEDMSKALYDVAEFFKDDKILDNTRELVKSEVNKLLPKLTEYRKDLEGKKAGVYVGGSFKAFSMVKALRHLGMETVVVGSQTGSPEDYDYLKEITNEGTIILDDTNPLELSGFILEKGADLLIGGVKERPIAYKMGIGFCDHNHERKEALAGYDGMLNFAREVHTSVTSPVWKYSPARIKAAETARVAKERLV encoded by the coding sequence ATGGTAGAAATATTGGCGGCACGGAAACAGCAGGTTCTCGAAAAGGGTAAGGATGTCTTTACCATCGAATGTGAAAAACCCAGTACTGCGGGGTCCGTGAGCCAGCGGGCTTGTGTGTTCTGCGGATCCCGGGTGGTATTGTATCCCATTGCCGATGCGGTACATCTTATCCACGGGCCCATAGGGTGCGCAGCCTATACCTGGGAATTACGGGGCTCACTATCCAGCGGCCCGGAATTACACCGCCTTAGTTTCTCTACGGACCTCCGGGAAAATGATGTTATCTACGGGGGGGAAAAAAAACTGTACGCCGCTTTGAAGGAGTTGATTGGGGCCTATAAACCTAACGCAGCCTTTGTTTACTGCACCTGCATCATCGGCCTTATCGGGGATGATGTGGAGGCGGTATGTGCAAAGGTAGAAAAAGAGGTTGGCATACCGGTTATCCCGGTCCATTCCGAAGGCTTTAAGGGTACGAAGAAGGATGGTTACAAGGCGGCCTGCGAAGCGGTGTTCAAACTGACCGGGAAGGATGACATCACACCGGTACCGAAATTTAGTATTAATATTCTTGGTGAATTTAATTTAGCCGGGGAAACCTGGATCATAAAAGATTACTACAAACGCATGGGGGTGAATGTTGCCTCCTGTATCACCGGGGACGGAAGGGTAGCGGAGATAGGCAGGGCGCACAGGGCTAAGCTCAATGTGGTACAGTGTTCCGGCTCCATGACCTATCTGGCGAAAATGATGGAGGAAAAGTACGGCATCCCCTATATCCGGGTTTCCTATTTTGGAATAGAGGATATGAGCAAGGCTCTCTACGATGTGGCGGAATTTTTTAAGGACGACAAAATACTGGATAACACCCGGGAGCTGGTAAAATCCGAAGTAAATAAATTATTACCTAAGCTTACGGAATACCGGAAAGATCTGGAAGGAAAAAAAGCCGGGGTCTATGTGGGAGGTTCCTTCAAGGCCTTCTCCATGGTTAAGGCCCTGCGTCATCTGGGTATGGAAACCGTGGTTGTGGGCTCCCAAACCGGTTCGCCCGAAGACTACGACTACCTCAAGGAAATTACCAACGAGGGGACCATCATTTTAGATGATACTAATCCGCTGGAACTATCGGGGTTTATTTTAGAAAAGGGCGCAGATTTATTGATAGGCGGCGTTAAGGAACGGCCCATAGCCTACAAGATGGGAATTGGTTTCTGCGACCACAACCACGAGCGTAAGGAAGCGCTGGCGGGCTACGATGGGATGCTTAATTTTGCCCGGGAGGTCCATACCTCGGTGACGAGCCCGGTGTGGAAGTATTCCCCGGCGCGTATAAAAGCTGCGGAAACTGCCCGGGTTGCTAAGGAGCGCTTGGTATGA
- a CDS encoding nitrogenase component 1 produces MLLRHTPKEIVERSALTINPAKTCQPVGAMYAALGIHRCLPHSHGSQGCCAYHRSALTRHYAEPIMGSTSSFTEGASVFGGQSNMLESINNIFTLYDPDIIAVNTTCLSEVIGDDLKQIINRAIVDNKIPPGKTVMFASTPSFKGSHVTGYANMLTAMVQNFAEKTGAKNNYVTLLPSFIEPSDMSEIKHIAAEMGVQYIMYPDTSGVVNAPMDGKFHMYPKGGTPKELIRASGDSRSAIALGRVGTFQAAQLLDTKCKVKTDILDLPIGITATDAFVDTLRKTAGVTVPESINTERGQLVDVLCDKAQYVYGKKVSLMGDPDTLYGLVQFCKDAGMRILHVVTGTPAGAKWDRRMKELTGEGTIVKSGAQADLFYLHQLLQNDRPDLLFGNTYCKYISRDMDIPLIRTAFPIYDRIGHSYVPITGYRGGLNLLIKVLDILMERQDRDAPEEKFELVM; encoded by the coding sequence ATGCTTTTAAGACATACGCCAAAGGAAATTGTTGAGCGGAGCGCCCTGACTATTAATCCGGCAAAAACCTGCCAGCCCGTGGGGGCCATGTACGCTGCCCTGGGTATTCACCGCTGCCTGCCGCACAGCCACGGATCGCAGGGATGCTGCGCCTATCACCGTAGCGCCCTGACCCGGCACTATGCGGAACCTATCATGGGCAGTACCTCATCCTTTACCGAGGGGGCGTCGGTATTCGGCGGCCAGTCCAATATGCTGGAGTCGATCAACAATATCTTTACCCTCTACGATCCGGATATCATTGCGGTAAACACTACCTGTCTTTCCGAAGTTATCGGGGACGATCTCAAGCAGATCATTAACCGGGCGATTGTGGACAACAAGATACCCCCGGGAAAGACGGTGATGTTTGCCAGTACCCCGAGCTTTAAGGGTTCCCATGTTACCGGTTATGCAAATATGCTTACCGCTATGGTACAAAACTTTGCAGAAAAGACCGGCGCAAAGAATAATTACGTTACCCTTCTGCCCTCGTTTATCGAACCCAGTGATATGAGCGAGATTAAACATATTGCTGCGGAGATGGGTGTTCAGTACATCATGTACCCTGATACCAGCGGTGTGGTTAACGCCCCCATGGACGGCAAGTTTCACATGTATCCCAAGGGCGGTACCCCCAAGGAACTGATCCGGGCCTCCGGTGATTCCCGGAGCGCCATTGCCCTGGGCCGCGTGGGTACTTTCCAGGCGGCCCAGCTCCTGGACACCAAGTGTAAAGTCAAGACCGATATCCTCGACCTGCCCATTGGGATCACCGCCACCGACGCTTTTGTGGATACCCTGCGGAAGACTGCGGGGGTTACGGTTCCGGAAAGCATTAATACTGAACGGGGTCAGCTGGTGGATGTGCTTTGCGACAAAGCCCAGTACGTATATGGAAAAAAGGTTTCCCTCATGGGCGATCCGGATACCCTCTACGGCCTGGTTCAGTTTTGTAAGGATGCGGGGATGCGTATCCTTCACGTTGTTACCGGTACCCCCGCGGGGGCCAAGTGGGACCGGCGTATGAAGGAATTGACCGGCGAAGGCACAATAGTTAAGTCCGGCGCCCAGGCGGATCTCTTTTATCTCCACCAGCTCCTGCAAAACGACAGGCCGGACCTGCTCTTTGGAAATACCTACTGCAAATATATCTCCCGGGACATGGACATCCCGCTGATCCGGACAGCGTTCCCCATCTATGACCGTATCGGCCATTCCTACGTACCTATCACGGGCTATCGCGGGGGACTTAATCTGCTAATCAAGGTTCTTGATATCCTTATGGAACGTCAGGACCGGGACGCGCCGGAAGAAAAGTTTGAACTGGTAATGTGA
- a CDS encoding nitrogenase component 1, whose translation MTQVMKEENYTSTRNACKLCSPLGACLVLRGIEGCIPLIHGSQGCSTYIRRYGISHFREPIDIASSNFVESTAIFGGRENLFTALDNVSRSYKPSAIGITSTCLAETIGEDVPMYLRQYLASREKGARDTKGINPVLFYASTPSYKGTHMDGFHEAIHAAVSTLAVEEKRKTDRINLVSGFVSTGDLRELHSILQSFNVPYTLLPDYSESLDGGTWETYQKLPLGGTKIEDIALMGEAAGTVYLGMPPGKTDAGKWLADTHAVPLFRRDLPIGIENSDVFFNALSEISGKPIPEIWTKQRARLIDTYIDGHKYVNGKRAVIYGEEDFVVALASFLDEIGVIPVIAATGAASQGFKERVRGSLRNTRRETEILDDADFVTILDRARTLAPDFILGHSKGLYLSRELKIPLVRCGFPIHDRIGGQRILHLGYRGTLNLFDLICNALMEAKQDQFDKGYTYL comes from the coding sequence ATGACCCAGGTTATGAAAGAAGAAAACTACACATCCACCCGAAATGCCTGTAAACTCTGCTCGCCCCTGGGGGCATGTCTGGTACTGCGGGGTATTGAAGGCTGCATCCCCCTGATCCACGGATCCCAGGGCTGCTCCACCTATATACGCCGGTATGGGATAAGTCACTTTCGGGAACCCATCGATATCGCCTCGTCAAATTTTGTGGAGTCCACGGCGATTTTTGGCGGCAGGGAGAACCTTTTTACCGCTCTGGATAACGTAAGCCGCTCCTATAAGCCCAGCGCCATAGGCATCACCTCCACCTGTCTCGCCGAAACCATAGGCGAGGACGTACCCATGTACCTAAGGCAGTATCTGGCATCCCGGGAAAAAGGCGCCAGGGATACGAAGGGCATTAACCCGGTTCTGTTCTATGCTTCTACCCCAAGTTATAAGGGTACCCATATGGACGGCTTCCATGAAGCGATCCATGCGGCGGTGAGCACCTTAGCTGTTGAAGAGAAGCGGAAGACGGATCGTATTAACCTCGTATCAGGTTTTGTATCCACCGGGGATCTACGGGAACTGCACAGTATCCTGCAATCCTTTAACGTACCCTACACGCTGTTACCGGACTATTCCGAAAGTCTTGACGGCGGAACCTGGGAAACGTACCAGAAGCTTCCTCTGGGGGGCACAAAAATTGAGGATATCGCCTTAATGGGGGAGGCCGCAGGAACGGTGTACCTCGGTATGCCGCCGGGAAAGACCGATGCGGGGAAGTGGCTGGCGGATACCCATGCGGTTCCCCTGTTCAGACGGGATCTTCCCATCGGCATTGAGAATAGTGATGTTTTTTTCAATGCCCTTTCTGAAATAAGCGGTAAACCTATTCCGGAGATCTGGACCAAACAACGGGCCCGGCTTATTGATACGTATATAGACGGACACAAATACGTAAACGGAAAGCGGGCGGTGATCTACGGCGAGGAAGATTTTGTGGTTGCCCTGGCGTCCTTCCTGGATGAAATCGGGGTGATCCCGGTAATTGCCGCCACAGGCGCCGCAAGTCAGGGCTTCAAGGAACGTGTCCGGGGGTCGCTCCGGAACACGCGCCGGGAAACTGAAATACTGGACGACGCGGACTTTGTTACTATCCTGGATCGCGCCCGAACCCTGGCGCCTGATTTTATTTTAGGCCACAGTAAGGGTCTCTACCTTTCCCGGGAACTGAAGATACCACTGGTACGCTGCGGTTTTCCCATCCATGACCGGATAGGCGGACAGCGTATTCTCCATCTGGGGTATCGGGGAACATTGAACCTTTTTGATCTTATTTGCAACGCCCTCATGGAAGCTAAGCAGGATCAATTTGACAAGGGGTACACCTACCTATGA